The Fusarium musae strain F31 chromosome 10, whole genome shotgun sequence genome window below encodes:
- a CDS encoding hypothetical protein (EggNog:ENOG41), whose product MAFTKVALLSLLSLVAARDALQSPIESPVLGEVTPQGCFSALPSEADGRSDTFNSVGSCADYCEEQNKTVAILKGVECICADIYPAKSAKVDDDKCDTPCPGYAKDACGGKDAYSVFNLGVNLLPGNEGDKRSSGSTAELTGSTKTAAVTTATDVSTTDAETTSAPTAEAEETTSVTKPEKASATEATTSDSTAVSTPSASASSVPGNAARRLNNPIGNLVGLLRHLL is encoded by the coding sequence CACCAAAGTCGCGttgctctctcttctttcgcTGGTCGCGGCCAGGGACGCGCTCCAAAGCCCCATCGAAAGCCCTGTTCTCGGCGAAGTCACCCCACAGGGCTGCTTCAGTGCCCTCCCCAGTGAAGCCGATGGACGATCCGACACCTTCAACAGCGTCGGCTCATGCGCCGACTACTGTGAGGAACAGAACAAGACGGTTGCGATACTCAAGGGTGTAGAGTGTATTTGCGCTGATATCTACCCCGCCAAATCTGCCAAGGTAGACGACGACAAGTGCGACACGCCTTGCCCTGGATACGCCAAAGATGCCTGTGGCGGAAAAGATGCCTACAGCGTTTTCAACCTCGGTGTGAACTTGTTGCCTGGCAATGAGGGTGACAAGAGATCCTCGGGCTCAACTGCTGAATTGACGGGTTCGACCAAAACTGCCGCTGTGACGACTGCGACCGACGTCTCTACCACCGACGCTGAGACGACTTCTGCGCCTACGGCTGAGGCCGAAGAGACAACATCCGTTACCAAGCCTGAGAAGGCTTCTGCGACCGAAGCGACAACAAGCGACAGCACTGCGGTGTCTACTCCCAGcgcatctgcatcatctgtCCCCGGCAACGCTGCGCGCAGACTTAATAACCCCATCGGCAACTTGGTTGGACTTTTGCGACATCTGCTATAA
- a CDS encoding hypothetical protein (EggNog:ENOG41), which yields MAESPQETVTKHLSDPSKPLRPILTSLNGDNSWLMSFPRPEAERAATGRVFYHLAFEPWLNGAAHVGHPWFVHLARVEKEGISTFEDLENLIREIEEAASAHLPANAQAQESKRQLDAILLGFFYSDHLHPQTLKTFPPEIPVIATAPGAAIIESWNYFKTIKIINNFDSSATNWNSPDLHPGDPVPRWFTPLMILGKSELNFVFAIIWSHSVNGEEVHEAILDSPHGVQLDAKPLEAFLASEPRTKKLAMLHGLKESHTGGIQTCYGAKGGLGLHRKVGGVEHWVSTHSSELKYTGIFMRLAWTTDTPRTIEWALEEENKAHPGEELSGPPNFIKVPNGASTVLTC from the coding sequence ATGGCTGAATCGCCGCAAGAAACCGTTACAAAACACCTCTCAGACCCTAGCAAACCGCTCCGGCCGATACTTACCTCTCTAAATGGCGATAACAGCTGGTTGATGTCCTTCCCTAGGCCTGAGGCGGAGAGGGCTGCTACAGGGAGGGTCTTTTATCATCTTGCTTTTGAACCGTGGCTGAATGGAGCTGCCCATGTTGGACATCCATGGTTCGTACACCTTGCTCGTGTTGAAAAGGAGGGCATCTCGACCTTTGAAGACTTGGAGAATCTGATTCGCGAGATCGAGGAAGCTGCCTCGGCGCATCTGCCAGCAAATGCTCAAGCCCAAGAGTCAAAGAGACAACTCGATGCTATCCTTCTTGGTTTCTTTTACTCTGATCACCTCCATCCACAAACTCTGAAGACGTTTCCTCCCGAGATTCCCGTCATAGCAACAGCGCCTGGAGCTGCAATCATCGAGTCGTGGAATTActtcaagaccatcaaaatcatcaacaacttcgATTCCTCGGCGACAAATTGGAACTCACCAGACCTACATCCAGGCGATCCTGTCCCAAGATGGTTTACACCACTCATGATACTCGGCAAAAGCGAACTAAACTTTGTCTTTGCCATAATCTGGTCCCATTCCGTCAACGGCGAAGAAGTCCACGAAGCAATTCTAGACTCTCCCCATGGCGTGCAACTCGACGCCAAACCCCTTGAAGCATTCCTCGCATCAGAGCCCAGAACCAAGAAACTTGCGATGCTGCACGGCCTTAAGGAGAGTCATACTGGCGGTATCCAAACATGTTATGGCGCAAAGGGAGGACTTGGGCTGCACCGAAAGGTTGGAGGTGTAGAGCACTGGGTCTCGACGCACTCTTCTGAGCTGAAATATACCGGGATATTCATGAGGCTTGCTTGGACTACTGATACGCCGAGGACAATCGAGTGGGCactggaagaggagaacaaggCACATCCTGGTGAGGAGTTGTCTGGACCGCCGAATTTTATCAAGGTTCCGAACGGTGCATCGACGGTTTTGACGTGTTAA
- a CDS encoding hypothetical protein (EggNog:ENOG41): MLDESATSVDPKGLARVLIIVPIIFLILTAVIVILRCVVRLKYRLFGIDDGLMLIGWILHVAFTAAGLRAVYAGVGTKDKDLNAYLQVHGRKVLHLEYQLNALLTRTQWMWIGQMIYDFSLTPLKASICVTLLRIAVTRTHRIIVWATLIFTIVTTMYNTIGTFFGCTPISANWNDREKCSVPFLMSLGYVVSVSAVISDWTCAILPVFMLYKSHMRKATKVSVSIILGLAALASICTIVRIPYLTAFSRPGNYLYNVGNIVLWSTLESGIGIIAGSLPSLRKLVSSHFHFDTSTGSSPAHITPFSGASRAVITSQSVATTRRTHRGEVGDNWEQLDDVEGTSSQKIYVKVDLEMQSLERPETSRESHGSREDLVHP, encoded by the exons ATGCTTGATGAGAGCGCGACGTCAGTGGACCCCAAGGGTCTAGCGCGTGTCCTGATCATCGTCCCCATCATTTTCTTGATCCTTACAGCCGTAATTGTTATTCTGCGATGTGTTGTTCGATTAAAGTATCGTCTCTTTGGTATCGACGATGGTCTCATGCTTATCGGATGG ATACTACACGTTGCATTCACTGCTGCCGGCCTGCGTGCCGTTTACGCAGGCGTGGGGACAAAAGATAAAGACCTGAACGCATACCTGCAAGTCCACGGTCGAAAGGTACTTCATCTCGAGTATCAACTCAACGCCCTGCTAACCAGGACACAGTGGATGTGGATTGGCCAGATGATTTACGACTTTTCATTGACGCCTCTCAAGGCGTCCATCTGTGTTACTCTCCTACGTATCGCCGTCACCAGAACTCATCGAATCATTGTCTGGGCAACTCTCATCTTCACTATTGTCACTACGATGTATAACACCATTGGCACCTTTTTCGGATGCACGCCGATCTCTGCCAACTGGAACGACAGAGAAAAATGCTCTGTACCATTCTTAATGAGTCTAGGCTATGTCGTGTCCGTTAGCGCAGTTATTTCGGACTGGACTTGTGCTATTTTGCCTGTCTTCATGCTTTACAAGTCCCATATGAGGAAAGCCACCAAGGTCTCTGTCAGCATCATCCTTGGTCTGGCTGCACT GGCCTCGATTTGTACTATTGTTCGAATACCTTATTTGACAGCGTTTTCACGGCCTGGTAATTACTTAT ACAACGTCGGAAACATCGTCCTATGGTCCACTCTGGAGTCGGGAATCGGAATTATCGCTGGCTCCTTACCGTCACTACGAAAACTTGTCAGCTCTCATTTCCATTTCGACACATCGACGGGTAGCTCCCCAGCTCACATTACGCCATTTTCTGGAGCCAGTAGAGCCGTCATCACTTCGCAATCAGTGGCGACAACACGTCGAACTCACAGGGGCGAGGTTGGCGATAATTGGGAGCAGCTTGATGACGTTGAGGGCACATCCAGCCAGAAGATATATGTCAAGGTGGACTTGGAGATGCAGTCTTTGGAGAGACCAGAAACATCGAGAGAGTCACATGGGTCCCGTGAAGACCTGGTACATCCATAA
- a CDS encoding hypothetical protein (EggNog:ENOG41): MLSFLRSSGPVRTQNAQNNPILYEGGKSSVTFSGPGSKYIMTHRIPPTDKENGVSIIAPPFHYHIYQDEFFRVQSGKGNFYRGLDPKPFAVLSDEPDGQATASVKAGYFHRFENATEDRDLVVDIHLTPESYENEQQFFRNFFGYLDDCKASGSAPSIFQLLVFLHSADTPLVIPIPWEFMGRVVSRILLTTAAYWGRFVLGYKQTYPEYYDAKKSI; this comes from the coding sequence ATGCTTTCATTCTTGAGATCGTCAGGGCCAGTGCGCACTCAAAATGCCCAGAACAATCCAATTCTCTACGAAGGCGGCAAGTCTTCGGTTACCTTCTCGGGACCCGGCTCAAAATACATCATGACCCATCGGATCCCACCAACAGACAAAGAAAATGGTGTTTCGATTATCGCGCCTCCATTTCATTATCATATCTACCAAGATGAATTCTTCCGCGTCCAGTCCGGCAAGGGCAACTTCTACCGCGGCCTTGACCCAAAGCCCTTTGCGGTTCTGTCCGACGAGCCAGATGGCCAAGCTACAGCCTCGGTGAAGGCTGGATACTTTCACCGCTTCGAAAATGCAACAGAAGACAGAGATCTCGTGGTGGATATTCATTTGACTCCAGAATCATATGAGAACGAACAGCAGTTTTTCAGAAACTTCTTTGGGTACCTGGACGACTGTAAAGCGTCGGGTAGTGCACCTAGTATTTTTCAGCTTCTCGTCTTTCTTCACAGCGCCGATACCCCATTGGTGATTCCGATTCCTTGGGAGTTCATGGGCCGGGTGGTCAGTCGGATCTTACTCACAACTGCCGCCTACTGGGGAAGATTTGTGCTGGGCTACAAGCAGACATATCCGGAATACTACGACGCAAAGAAGTCCATATAA
- a CDS encoding hypothetical protein (EggNog:ENOG41) has product MYADISKPPAPLPSINLQVLRPGLSLLCPLSRRGHGPGLIILSATTEDPLAFYEGVPSSLVKWAEEGYAVVQIEAAAFHGKNSGVVLKEAIDALKQCEKCDLNDKVGLVSYEPKLWNIAAPGIDQTTEIAASVLYADVESAETLASSQKPLLKHIAGQDFKPSSQSHYSYKESSSYAFATPGHPHFHYITESVSHTRNLQFLKPKLEGPFFDLEAIWDEHTWYEFSDRSVQHTMSTMVQEPYVNHVPTLTGGIGRSSLTKFYRDNFIFNNSLDTTLELISRTIGIDRVVDEFIYKFTHDREIDWLLPGIPPTFQRAEIPFTAVVNIRGDRLYHEHISWDQGTALRQLGLMPEYLPFPYAIPGQTGGPGAKYEYRVPVIGTETADKMRDRNSVPSNDMINYKVRQVQDGPEGLRKEDDGKKEADIVGVAA; this is encoded by the exons ATGTACGCCGATATCAGTAAGCCACCAGCCCCCCTCCCTTCCATCAATCTCCAGGTCTTGAGACCCGGCCTTTCATTGCTGTGCCCACTCTCCAGACGAGGCCACGGCCCCGGTCTCATTATTCTCAGTGCCACTACTGAGGATCCGTTGGCTTTCTACGAAGGTGTCCCTTCCTCATTGGTGAAGTGGGCTGAAGAGGGTTATGCCGTTGTTCAGATTGAAGCCGCTGCATTTCATGGAAAAAACAGCGGAGTCGTTCTCAAAGAAGCCATCGATGCTTTGAAGCAATGCGAGAAGTGTGACCTGAACGATAAAGTTGGCCTGGTTT CGTATGAGCCAAAGCTATGGAACATCGCTGCTCCTGGAATCGATCAAACCACAGAGATCGCTGCTAGTGTTCTTTACGCCGACGTAGAGTCGGCAGAGACTCTGGCCTCTAGCCAAAAGCCTCTGTTGAAGCATATTGCCGGCCAGGACTTCAAGCCCTCAAGTCAATCGCACTATTCTTACAAAGAGTCTTCGAGCTATGCTTTCGCGACTCCAGGGCACCCTCACTTTCACTATATAACTGAGTCTGTATCTCACACTCGTAATCTTCAGTTTCTGAAGCCCAAACTCGAGGGACCCTTCTTTGACCTCGAGGCTATTTGGGATGAACATACCTGGTACGAGTTTAGTGATCGATCGGTACAGCATACGATGAGCACAATGGTCCAGGAACCTTATGTGAATCATGTTCCAACT TTGACTGGCGGTATTGGCCGAAGTAGTCTCACAAAGTTCTACCGAGAtaacttcatcttcaacaattcCCTCGATACTACGCTTGAACTCATTAGTCGCACGATAGGAATTGACCGTGTGGTTGATGAGTTCATTTACAAATTCACCCACGATCGTGAGATTGACTGGCT CTTACCTGGTATCCCTCCTACTTTCCAAAGAGCAGAGATTCCATTCACAGCCGTTGTCAACATCCGGGGCGATCGCCTGTATCATGAACATATCTCTTGGGATCAAGGTACTGCGCTACGACAACTTGGACTTATGCCTGAGTATCTACCCTTTCCTTATGCCATCCCTGGCCAGACAGGAGGTCCCGGTGCAAAGTACGAGTACCGCGTTCCTGTGATCGGAACTGAGACTGCGGATAAGATGCGAGACAGGAACTCAGTTCCCTCAAATGATATGATCAACTACAAGGTTCGTCAAGTGCAAGATGGTCCTGAAGGCTTAAGgaaggaagatgatggcaagaaggaggcaGACATTGTAGGTGTAGCTGCTTGA
- a CDS encoding hypothetical protein (EggNog:ENOG41), whose translation MASQEVQQVNDDKVTPYRPADEEVVSMKGETLESHEVFQQTDDGVQFRTVSWQRATVIFLKIQFAMSILSVPGAFATLGAVGGGLSLVGWHTLNTYTAYILGEFRNRHPECHTLADMCGRLWGRVGKELVGLQILVAQVLISAAGIVSISTAFNAISNHGACTVIFTLIGAISITLFSSVRTFSRLGWLTWIGFFTFFVAVFIFVVAVTQQDRPAMAPKTGDYELGWTAIAHPTFVAGITASANIFISNSGSSMYLPVLSEMKRPEHFKKAVLVTGVLVMAMYLSFSLVIYRWCGVWLATPAFGSAGPLFKKISYGIALPGLIIGVGIYQHVAAKYIFVRILRDSHHLQENTMVHWSTWIGSNLTLGVLAFIVAEAVPILNYLLGLAGAVCFAPFSLIFPALLWMQDFKHCRTGNASSQAKYWSHALIVLVGSFMVIAGTYSVAVSIQDAYRSGLIAKVFNCADNSGTIS comes from the exons ATGGCTTCACAAGAAGTGCAACAGGTGAACGACGACAAAGTCACACCTTACAGACCGGccgatgaggaagttgtCTCCATGAAAGGCGAGACGCTCGAGTCTCATGAAGTCTTCCAGCAGACAGATGATGGCGTGCAGTTCAGAACTGTCAGCTGGCAGCGAGCCACCGTCATCTTTCTCAAGATCCAGTTCGCCATGAGCATTCTGAGCGTGCCTGGTGCTTTTGCGACGCTTGGTGCCGTTGGAGGCGGTCTGTCGCTTGTTGGCTGGCATACTCTGAATACCT ATACGGCATACATTCTGGGCGAGTTTCGAAACCGTCACCCCGAGTGTCATA CACTCGCTGATATGTGCGGTCGTCTCTGGGGCCGTGTTGGCAAAGAACTTGTTGGTCTCCAGATTCTGGTTGCCCAAGTCCTCATATCCGCCGCCGGCATCGTTTCCATCTCAACTGCCTTCAACGCTATCTCCAACCACGGCGCATGCACCGTCATCTTCACCTTGATCGGTGCGATCTCAATCACCCTGTTCTCCTCGGTACGAACTTTCAGCCGCCTCGGCTGGCTTACATGGATCGGTTTCTTCACATTCTTCGTGgctgtcttcatcttcgttgtTGCAGTTACCCAGCAAGATCGCCCTGCAATGGCCCCTAAGACTGGTGACTACGAGCTAGGTTGGACTGCCATTGCTCACCCTACGTTTGTAGCGGGCATCACTGCTTctgccaacatcttcatcagcaACAGTGGTTCATCTATGTATCTGCCTGTGCTGTCAGAAATGAAGCGCCCCGAGCACTTCAAAAAGGCCGTGCTTGTTACAGGTGTCCTCGTGATGGCTATGTACCTGTCCTTCTCCCTCGTCATCTACAGATGGTGCGGCGTTTGGTTGGCTACCCCCGCCTTTGGAAGCGCAGGCCccctcttcaagaagatctcGTACGGAATCGCGCTTCCAGGTCTTATCATTGGTGTCGGCATTTACCAGCACGTGGCTGCCAAGTACATTTTCGTCCGAATTCTTCGTGACTCACACCATCTTCAGGAGAACACGATGGTCCATTGGAGTACTTGGATTGGTAGCAATCTTACTCTCGGAGTCCTTGCTTTTATCGTTGCCGAGGCTGTCCCTATTCTCAACTATCTCCTGGGTCTTGCTGGAGCAGTCTGTTTCGCTCCCTTCAGCTTGATCTTCCCAGCTCTCCTTTGGATGCAGGATTTCAAGCATTGTAGAACAGGCAATGCGTCCAGCCAGGCGAAGTATTGGTCCCATGCCCTTATCGTACTTGTCGGATCCTTCATGGTCATTGCCGGAAC TTACAGTGTGGCTGTCTCCATCCAGGATGCCTACCGATCCGGTCTGATTGCAAAGGTGTTCAACTGTGCTGATAACTCTGGAACcatctcttga
- the CHI1 gene encoding Chitinase 1 (CAZy:GH18), with product MVALDDMTSGIPALVVPANNDDISEEATGSVNAVYFVNCYTGDSYADLEKHYTGDSWEEPGNNAYGCVKQLFLLKKANRKLKVMLSIGGWTWSTNFPAASASAATRSTFAKSSVTLMKDWGFDGIDIDWEYPANATDASNMILLLQAVRSELDSYSKQYANGYHFQLSIAAPAGPDNYNKLKMKDLGSVLDHVNLMAYDYAGSWSAFSGHQANKYANTKIPNATPFNTDQAVKAYVNGGVPSAKMVLGMPIYGRAFENTAGLGQPYSGVGSGSWENGIWDYKALPKAGASLVYDRDAQASYSYDSNTKELISFDTPGMVENKVLYIKNLSLGGSMFWEASADKTGADSLIGTSSKKLGTLDSTNNCLSYPNSQYANIAKGLS from the exons ATGGTCGCACTCGACGATATGACTTCTGGCATTCCCGCCCTTGTCGTTCCAGCCAACAACGATGACATCTCCGAGGAGGCAACTGGTAGCGTCAACGCCGTTTACTTTGTTAACTG CTACACTGGAGATTCCTATGccgatcttgagaagcacTACACTGGCGACT CCTGGGAAGAGCCCGGAAACAATGCCTACGGATGTGTGAAgcagctcttcctcctcaagaaggccaacCGAAAGCTCAAAGTCATGCTTTCTATCGGCGGCTGGACCTGGTCAACCAACTTCCctgctgcctctgcctcagcTGCTACCCGGTCCACCTTCGCCAAGAGTTCCGTTACTCTCATGAAGGATTGGGGCTTCGATGGTATCGACATCGACTGGGAATATCCCGCCAATGCTACCGACGCTAGTAACATGATTCTTCTGCTCCAGGCCGTGCGCAGCGAGCTTGATTCATACTCTAAGCAATATGCCAATGGATATCACTTCCAGCTTTCGATCGCTGCCCCCGCAGGTCCTGATAACTACAATaagctcaagatgaaggaccTCGGATCGGTTCTCGACCATGTTAATCTCATGGCTTATGACTACGCCGGCTCTTGGAGCGCCTTCTCCGGCCACCAAGCTAACAAATacgccaacaccaagatcCCAAACGCTACCCCTTTCAACACCGACCAGGCCGTCAAGGCTTACGTCAATGGTGGCGTCCCGTCCGCCAAGATGGTTCTTGGTATGCCCATCTACGGTCGCGCATTTGAGAACACTGCTGGCCTCGGACAGCCATATTCTGGCGTCGGATCTGGAAGCTGGGAGAACGGTATCTGGGACTACAAGGCTCTGCCTAAGGCCGGAGCTAGCCTTGTCTATGATCGTGATGCTCAGGCCTCTTACAGCTATGACTCCAACACGAAGGAGCTTATCTCTTTCGACACCCCTGGTATGGTCGAGAACAAGGTCCTTTACATCAAAAACCTTAGCCTTGGTGGTAGCATGTTCTGGGAGGCGTCTGCTGACAAGACTGGTGCTGACTCGTTGATCGGCACCAGctccaagaagcttggaACTCTGGATAGCACTAACAACTGTTTGAGCTACCCCAACTCGCAGTACGCCAACATTGCCAAGGGGCTCTCTTGA
- a CDS encoding hypothetical protein (EggNog:ENOG41) produces MSVYLVTQATGQQSQWAIRHLLKAGHKIHAVVRNIEKIPALLSNPNINLFQGESKNFDSIFKAAQGCQAAFLNTVSFPGLEVLQAKTIVEACEKAGVKSLIASTAICTDQKDKWDNGDVKAIPNLHEYYTSKYEVENIVRAGKFESYTILRPALIHYDFFIPGVYYNFPRLPTDGEIDDLLTGGAKFPYTDAQDVGKYAAAALQDSTGFRGQEIDLGNELFDFEQIRDILVKVSGREVRIVKRTPEEVEKLGIAVHGHMFQHFANMNPFDFVEGGAKGVQDKFGIPFTSLEDALRRDKERLLECIPAKKEV; encoded by the coding sequence ATGTCTGTCTATCTCGTCACCCAGGCCACTGGCCAACAAAGCCAATGGGCCATCAGACACCTACTCAAAGCTGGCCACAAGATCCACGCTGTTGTCCGCAACATCGAAAAGATACCAGCCCTGCTAAGCAACCCGAACATCAATCTCTTCCAAGGAGAAAGCAAGAACTTCGACAGTATCTTCAAAGCTGCTCAGGGCTGTCAAGCCGCTTTTCTGAACACCGTTTCCTTCCCTGGCTTGGAGGTTCTTCAAGCCAAAACAATTGTCGAAGCTTGCGAGAAAGCCGGCGTCAAGAGCCTCATTGCTTCTACCGCCATTTGTACCGACCAAAAGGATAAGTGGGATAACGGAGATGTAAAAGCTATTCCAAATCTTCATGAGTACTATACTTCTAAGTATGAGGTCGAGAATATTGTTCGCGCTGGAAAGTTCGAATCATACACTATTCTCCGGCCCGCACTTATCCACTACGACTTCTTCATTCCAGGTGTCTATTATAACTTTCCCCGCCTCCCAACAGATGGTGAAATTGATGACCTTCTCACTGGGGGTGCCAAATTCCCTTACACTGATGCTCAGGACGTGGGAAAGTACGCTGCTGCGGCACTTCAGGATTCTACCGGCTTCCGAGGCCAAGAAATTGACCTTGGAAATGAactctttgactttgagcagATCCGCGATATCCTGGTCAAGGTCAGCGGTAGGGAAGTCAGAATTGTGAAGCGCACTCCTGAAGAGGTGGAGAAGTTGGGTATTGCTGTTCATGGCCACATGTTTCAGCATTTTGCCAACATGAATCCTTTTGACTTTGTCGAGGGAGGAGCCAAAGGGGTGCAGGACAAGTTTGGTATTCCTTTTACTTCACTTGAAGACGCGTTGCGAAGGGACAAGGAAAGACTCCTGGAGTGTAttccagccaagaaggaggtttAA
- a CDS encoding hypothetical protein (EggNog:ENOG41), with translation MRQSLRRKSCSACARSKRRCSLSAPSCRRCTAKGIECSYPTVTPVPPPLPNALPSDSIDDALLSLQMPSFTSSTTEAYGMELDSVDHHAHAHAHAHTANDYTARAEFLAHMMSLQSTALADKGFNVFIHSSQTLASDALRDALAGSALHVMRNPSNARFVDSEIARRASNIVAVLLAASISDDTFDLQMLPSVQALLVYQCMRLFSPGSISQQTQAERDNFVLQIWVSRLQLSLERGDDLMEVSWELWVEQEAIRRTLICVELAQGTYTYLRGNWPVGVRCNHDLRFNAQKAFWEAKSAAEWRLVCDDFAHPSMPCNMNRLHKDIRDAMPGDLDDLGVLLRAVGEGLKDMNTWLRHDKEALQRWGQVGVSEHYV, from the coding sequence ATGCGACAATCTCTACGACGAAAGTCGTGCAGTGCATGCGCACGGTCCAAGCGTCGCTGCAGCCTCAGTGCTCCCAGCTGCAGGCGCTGCACAGCCAAAGGCATCGAATGCTCATATCCCACCGTCACGCCTGTGCCACCTCCGCTCCCAAATGCGCTGCCCAGTGATTCCATTGACGATGCTTTGCTTTCTCTTCAGATGCCCTCTTTCACGTCCTCCACAACTGAAGCGTATGGCATGGAGCTCGACTCTGTAGATCATcatgcccatgcccatgcccatgcccacACGGCAAACGATTATACGGCGCGCGCAGAATTCCTGGCTCATATGATGTCGCTGCAGTCCACGGCATTGGCCGACAAGGGATTCAATGTCTTCATCCATTCGTCACAGACTCTGGCGTCAGATGCCTTACGCGACGCGTTGGCTGGCAGTGCCCTGCACGTTATGCGAAACCCTTCTAATGCGCGCTTCGTCGACTCTGAGATTGCAAGGCGCGCCTCTAACATTGTCGCCGTCTTACTTGCAGCGTCAATAAGCGACGATACCTTCGACTTGCAAATGCTTCCCTCCGTGCAAGCACTTCTTGTCTACCAATGTATGCGACTCTTCTCACCAGGCAGTATCAGCCAACAAACACAGGCTGAACGCGACAACTTTGTTCTTCAAATCTGGGTCTCGCGATTGCAGTTATCATTGGAACGTGGTGATGACCTCATGGAAGTGAGCTGGGAGCTTTGGGTCGAGCAGGAAGCCATCCGTCGCACGCTCATATGTGTAGAGCTTGCACAAGGCACCTACACTTACCTTCGAGGGAACTGGCCCGTTGGGGTACGGTGCAATCACGACCTAAGATTTAATGCACAGAAGGCTTTTTGGGAAGCCAAGTCAGCTGCGGAGTGGCGTTTGGTCTGCGACGATTTCGCGCATCCCTCGATGCCATGCAACATGAATCGCTTACATAAAGACATTCGAGACGCAATGCCTGGTGACTTGGATGATTTAGGGGTCTTGCTGCGCGCTGTGGGCGAAGGGCTTAAGGACATGAATACCTGGCTTCGTCACGATAAAGAAGCCTTGCAGCGATGGGGCCAAGTGGGTGTATCAGAGCACTACGTATAA
- a CDS encoding hypothetical protein (EggNog:ENOG41), whose protein sequence is MLASPSDLHLGNFLLRLPSTVDTLSDQQIYEKFGPPRPEPVVREDGQLLSPGVPGNVYWPIWMAKPSDELRLSKSKILLADFGTAFYPDLKLRFGSCTPLGKYPPEARFEPTTPLSFSADIWTLAHAIWAVMGLRTIFGSFLISEDDVTQEQVDTLGRLPDEWWSKWNARSRWFMEDGCHKNDGCPEKLEGRFKSSI, encoded by the coding sequence ATGCTGGCTTCGCCATCAGACCTTCACCTGGGGAACTTTCTTCTCCGCTTGCCATCCACTGTCGACACTCTTTCAGATCAGCAGATATACGAGAAATTTGGTCCACCAAGACCTGAGCCTGTCGTCCGAGAAGACGGGCAACTTCTTTCACCAGGTGTCCCTGGCAACGTCTACTGGCCGATTTGGATGGCCAAGCCAAGCGACGAGCTTAGGCTCTCTAAGTCAaagatcctcctcgccgACTTCGGTACAGCATTCTATCCCGACCTAAAATTGAGATTCGGGTCTTGTACGCCTCTTGGAAAATACCCGCCAGAGGCACGGTTCGAGCCAACGACGCCGCTGTCCTTCTCCGCTGACATTTGGACTCTGGCTCATGCCATCTGGGCAGTGATGGGACTGAGGACCATATTCGGTAGCTTCTTGATTAGTGAGGATGATGTTACTCAAGAACAGGTTGATACCCTCGGACGCTTGCCTGATGAATGGTGGAGCAAATGGAATGCGAGATCTCGGTGGTTCATGGAAGATGGATGCCACAAGAACGATGGATGCCCAGAGAAGTTGGAGGGGCGTTTCAAGTCAAGTATTTAG
- a CDS encoding hypothetical protein (EggNog:ENOG41) yields the protein MSRYLLLIIAFAIVLCNTSTISNYWGSHNCQGSYHRCYNRRAGQCCEDNETFRSAKFGGLPKGPKTCVTNDQDPHDYCGVSQKAILTFKSTTCLTGNGYAWSGGSIFFDCNYIREQMCLSDRGLEHSEDMPDRDTKLPDIKCTSSHKPDVVGAYGYEFFVYDTDLAKKYGKAALNDEETKEILALVKGSSESSLEDLLAKFGHSAVKEGEIQDE from the coding sequence ATGTCTCGATACCTTCTACTCATCATCGCTTTCGCTATCGTTCTTTGCAACACATCAACAATCTCCAACTACTGGGGTTCACACAACTGTCAAGGCTCTTACCACCGTTGCTACAACCGCCGAGCAGGGCAGTGTTGTGAAGACAACGAGACCTTTCGTTCCGCTAAGTTTGGCGGCCTTCCTAAAGGCCCCAAGACTTGTGTAACAAACGACCAAGACCCTCACGACTACTGCGGAGTGTCGCAGAAGGCAATCCTCACATTCAAAAGCACGACCTGTCTTACCGGTAACGGATACGCTTGGTCAGGCGGATCTATCTTCTTTGACTGCAACTACATTCGTGAGCAGATGTGCCTCTCTGACCGTGGTCTTGAACATAGTGAAGATATGCCTGATCGCGATACGAAATTGCCTGACATCAAGTGTACCTCTTCACACAAGCCTGACGTTGTCGGAGCTTATGGATACGAATTCTTTGTCTACGACACTGATTTGGCGAAGAAGTATGGGAAGGCCGCGTTAAATGATgaggaaacaaaagaaatCTTGGCACTTGTTAAGGGTTCTTCTGAATCCTCGCTGGAGGATCTGCTGGCAAAGTTTGGGCACAGTGCTGTGAAGGAGGGGGAGATTCAAGATGAGTAG